A region of Culicoides brevitarsis isolate CSIRO-B50_1 chromosome 1, AGI_CSIRO_Cbre_v1, whole genome shotgun sequence DNA encodes the following proteins:
- the LOC134835202 gene encoding glutaconyl-CoA decarboxylase subunit gamma-like — protein sequence MCKLIILVALAISAVSAKPGVVAPLAYSAPAVVAPGVVAAQSSQVFARNYNGLAAPLAVAAPAIAAPAVAAPLAAPLAYNGFPFAARYAAAPVAAPLAAPVAAPLAAPLASPYAALPYSAALPYAGLRHPYFL from the exons atgtgCAAATTG atcatCTTAGTTGCTCTCGCTATCTCCGCCGTAAGTGCCAAACCCGGAGTAGTTGCTCCTCTTGCTTATAGTGCTCCAGCTGTAGTTGCTCCCGGAGTCGTAGCAGCCCAAAGTTCTCAGGTTTTCGCAAGAAATTATAATGGATTAGCTGCTCCTTTGGCAGTTGCTGCTCCCGCAATTGCTGCTCCCGCAGTAGCTGCTCCCTTGGCTGCTCCTCTTGCCTACAATGGATTCCCATTTGCTGCTAGATACGCTGCTGCTCCTGTAGCTGCTCCATTAGCTGCTCCCGTAGCTGCTCCCTTAGCTGCTCCTTTGGCGTCGCCTTATGCTGCTTTACCTTACTCCGCTGCCTTGCCTTATGCAGGACTTAGACATCcatatttcttgtaa
- the LOC134828189 gene encoding dynein axonemal heavy chain 1, producing MTENVIIADNRRAQRDLRPNIPEFKWNAVPSVASLRRSLTGRDSKVSNVTRSTRVNYSQLNMGLKMQKTLATQELDLNNIFKNDSQELPLEFFDDFNFEELFEHAKLNLLRHSALAFLPEVYENLTSNIDLASFKSSESLKEPKNDWVEVQIVDYNEKSKLFRVIDEINFEEHQLPSIKINFWNEDSTKYVERVKRAIEFREKCKRMIKYEAELESHPLIENTSMPQKISLKMKLQIDKAENGQKIKLNEIVKDFEHHFKKCQAAIDTKLSEFSSKKASKKNLVQLNYDFKTLRHDFRWKSIYCQPEVFNAMFDVSNICSDISSLCLFNIEKGTEMKISDFDKVQKSKITEITNFLQTEWPENLAQVVYNHFKNIKIGWFNIRISNWEVYLISKLYRFMLLVQQKMQEALQALICSSIQQYINWLCEPCITSLDVSEDFEWDEDLIQSPFDSEFPIFHLVLQMNESLGAHFSSNVDTFSDILLSHFDTVLLNTHFIKIIDPMVLQCLLYEPGLCISSIGLMDERITEPRNYLKRCYEKAIIPLKAYASRYNEQLEFFLMKNETFVENFKSENHTMLEIKEEILMNIDKKQELEEKLPISIVIGPFFVLIEPLKRILIRKRNDLIQKLMKMLNDLIRDKTMKIVLQYREIFNRLFEPPSSVEFLFETQNMIETLPELIKSTEEEMRVVLYDYEILDFFHYVLTNEDCALKWEAIRWPNRILSQINVTQEQQILDIEKFQKEQVSETSSFDKTLESLTVQVQEYQFKDDATKVTQNAQNCKKLSENLLITQKLGRTLNERQLLFNLPELELENIDQLIVSFKPYETLWFTAANFYHNREVWLNEKIACLNVHDIFEALENSKNIFMELVDDFEEIPRIQAVCNSFLAEIRSFEPILELMQDFTHFCWSKKCFKSLNEKTGMKISLETELSTQNCIEEGILKKENREMVKVILKQAIEDHHKEEITKAEEAEKRRKEEEILEARRQRRLARTDI from the exons ATGACTGAAAATGTAATTATTGCGGATAATAGACGGGCTCAAAGAGATCTTAGGCCAAATATTCCGGAGTTCAAATGGAATGCAGTTCCGAGTGTTGCGAGTCTCAGAAGATCTTTAACGGGACGAGATtcgaag gtGTCTAACGTTACTCGCAGTACTCGAGTCAACTACTCACAACTAAATATGggattaaaaatgcaaaaaactcTTGCAACTCAAGAACTTGACTTgaacaatattttcaaaaacgaTTCTCAAGAACTTCCTTTGGAGTTTTTTGACGACTTTAACTTCGAGGAATTGTTCGAACATGCAAAATTGAATCTTTTAAGACATTCCGCACTTGCATTTCTTCCTGAAGTGTACGAAAATCTAACTTCAAACATAGATTTAGCAAGTTTCAAGAGTTCTGAATCTCTTAAAGAACCAAAAAATGATTGGGTTGAAGTTCAAATCGTAGATTATAATGAaaagtcaaaactttttagagtaattgatgaaataaattttgaagaacaTCAACTTCCTTcgataaaaatcaacttttggaATGAAGATTCAACGAAATATGTTGAAAGAGTAAAAAGAGCTATTGAGTTtcgtgaaaaatgtaaaagaatGATTAAATATGAAGCAGAATTGGAAAGCCATCCATTAATAGAAAATACTTCAATGCCTCAAAAAATTAGTCTGAAGATGAAACTTCAAATTGATAAGGCagaaaatggtcaaaaaatcaaattgaatgAGATCGTGAAAGATTTTGAACATCATTTCAAGAAATGTCAAGCAGCTATTGATACAAAATTATCcgaattttcttccaaaaaagcttcaaaaaagaATCTTGTTCAGTTGAATTACGATTTCAAAACTTTACGTCACGATTTTCGTTGGAAATCGATTTATTGTCAACCAGAAGTGTTCAATGCCATGTTTGATGTTTCCAATATTTGTTCTGACATTTCTTCTCTTTGCCTGTTTAACATCGAAAAAGGgactgaaatgaaaatttctgacTTTGATAAggttcaaaagtcaaaaataacgGAAATCACAAACTTTCTTCAAACTGAATGGCCTGAAAATTTAGCTCAAGTCGTTTATAATCACTTCAAGAACATCAAAATTGGTTGGTTCAACATTCGGATCAGCAATTGGGAAGTTTATTTGATCTCAAAACTCTATCGTTTCATGCTTCTCGTACAACAAAAGATGCAAGAAGCTCTTCAGGCACTGATTTGTTCATCAATTCAACAATACATCAATTGGTTATGTGAACCTTGTATCACATCTTTAGACGTTTCAGAAGACTTTGAATGGGATGAAGATTTGATTCAAAGTCCTTTTGACTCTGAATTTCCCATTTTTCATCTTGTACTTCAAATGAACGAATCATTGGGAGCTCATTTCTCATCAAATGTTGATACTTTTTCGGATATTTTGTTAAGTCATTTCGACACAGTGCTACTTAACACTCATTTTATCAAGATAATTGATCCAATGGTCCTTCAATGTCTTTTGTACGAACCTGGTTTATGCATTTCTTCAATAGGATTGATGGATGAAAGAATCACAGAACCAAGAAATTACTTGAAACGATGTTATGAAAAGGCAATTATTCCATTGAAGGCTTATGCGAGTCGTTATAACGAACAATTAGAGttctttttgatgaaaaatgagacttttgtggaaaatttcaaGTCAGAAAATCATACAATGCTTGAAATAAAGGAAGAAATCTTAATGAACATTGATAAAAAGCAGGAATTGGAAGAAAAGTTACCAATCAGTATCGTAATTGGaccattttttgtcttgatcGAACCTTTAAAGCGTATTTTGATCAGAAAACGAAATGatcttattcaaaaattgatgaaaatgttaaatgatTTGATTCGAGATAAAACTATGAAGATCGTTCTTCAATatcgagaaattttcaatcg aCTTTTTGAACCTCCATCTTCCGTTGAATTCCTCTTTGAGACTCAAAACATGATAGAAACCCTTCCTGAACTCATCAAATCAACTGAAGAAGAAATGCGAGTTGTACTCTACGATTACGAGATTCTTGATTTCTTTCATTACGTCTTAACAAACGAGGATTGTGCTCTAAAATGGGAAGCAATTCGTTGGCCAAATCGCATTCTATCTCAAATAAATGTCACTCAAGAACAACAAATACTCGACattgaaaagtttcaaaagGAGCAAGTTAGTGAAACATCATCTTTTGACAAAACTTTAGAATCTTTGACAGTTCAAGTTCAAGAATATCAGTTCAAGGATGATGCAACAAAAGTAACTCAAAATGcccaaaattgcaaaaaactcTCGGAAAATCTTTTGATAACTCAAAAACTTGGAAGAACTCTAAACGAGCGTCAATTGCTTTTCAACTTGCCCGAACTTGAATTAGAAAATATCGATCAGTTAATTGTCAGTTTCAAGCCTTACGAAACTTTATGGTTCACAGCTGCCAACTTCTATCACAATCGAGAAGTTTGGTTGAATGAAAAGATCGCTTGCTTGAATGTTCATGACATTTTTGAAGCTCTCGAGaacagcaaaaatattttcatggaGCTCGTGGATGATTTCGAAGAAATTCCTCGAATTCAAGCAGtttgtaattcatttttagctGAAATTCGTTCTTTTGAACCGATTTTAGAACTGATGCAAGATTTCACTCATTTCTGTTGGAgtaaaaaatgcttcaaaagcCTTAACGAAAAAACtggaatgaaaatttcacTTGAAACTGAACtctcaactcaaaactgtatCGAAGAAGGGATTTTGAAGAAGGAAAATCGAGAAATGGTTAAAGTTATTCTAAAACAAGCAATTGAAGATCATCACAAAGAGGAAATAACAAAAGCTGAAGAAGCTGAGAAACGTCGTAAGGAAGAGGAAATCTTAGAAGCTCGACGTCAACGACGATTAGCTCGAACagacatttaa
- the LOC134835708 gene encoding patched domain-containing protein 3 translates to MACGISCVDNALNRSFKKLGIFIGRHPGYFLIVPVLLALLCMTGFQQIKYEIDPEYLFSPIRGEGKAERAVVEEFFKVNYTHRFNVARIIRPGRFGRVIIVSKDSDSNLMRREVFEELRELDEIIQNTTATYDGETFTYRDACAKWEGECYFNDILNLDQIIDDVESGALNLTWPIMFNPVTWDAHAFPVYFGGTVVSEDNMIISVPSLQLVYFVTVDTKRQDARGAAWEEAFLETMGFYEDNNLFKHISVARFASQTLDHELEKNTKSVVPYFSSTFVLITLFSIITCMMGDVVRSKPFLGLMGNVSAVMATLAGFGLAMYLGIEFIGINLAAPFLMIGIGIDDTFVMLAAWRRTSVKLSVPERMGHMMSEAAVSITITSITDMISFWIGVVSPFQSVRIFCTYSGLAVAFTYVWHITFFAGCMAVSGYREKKNLHAIFHCKILPESVAIKEKRSWFYRKFWTGGINKDDPDNPIDNKEHMLMAFFKDYVASFLNKGWVKALVILIFGAYLAGACYGLTNIKEGLERRKLSKDGSYSIEFFDREDLYYREFPYRIQVVVAGDYNYSDPITQMQIETVMQKLENTSYVTSPLYSESWLRSFISYVERNNDYLNLTLETEQDFIDALKELWLFPANPFSLDVKFNDEGTKILASRFMVQVINITDTNHEKEMLHDLRAICKEAPINVTIFNPYFVFFDQFELVRPTALQAMIIGAIIMMIISFIFIPNFLCSLWVAFSIVSIELGVAGYMSLWDVNLDSISMINLIMCIGFSVDFTAHICYTYMSSKAKTSDERVREALYSLGLPIVQGSCSTLLGCVALIIAQSYIFLVFFKMIFLVIFFGAMHGLFLLPVLLSLFDPSSAPNDDDDEKDSKLSVLEKNHPFYLPHPTLALTNYGSKTFLNAPYKTYLEEKDLGLGTSGEDSSESSSSKSQRRQALEDENTRRRYQEGWRRSSSHNLSSSGGGTGNFQPILDLYGYESERMWKSKRFVYDAEQERQKSQRNTYRRQSDDSNLTCDDSPTAPTKYFYEHDRRKKSSHDSDERPRRKHTEGGLYKQNPHRTNSQHNLYRAQQRSSSQQNLHQLKHMGDIRFD, encoded by the exons atggCATGTGGCATATCGTGTGTAGACAATGCTTTAAATagatcctttaaaaaattaggcaTATTTATTGGGAGACATCctggttattttttaatagttccAGTATTATTAGCGTTATTATGTATGACAgg ATTTCAACAGATCAAATATGAAATAGATCCAGAATATTTATTCTCACCAATTAGGGGTGAAGGAAAAGCAGAACGTGCAGTtgtagaagaattttttaaagttaattatacACATCGTTTTAATGTTGCTAGAATTATAAGACCAG gcCGTTTTGGTCGCGTGATAATTGTGTCCAAGGACAGTGATAGTAATTTAATGAGGCGCGAAGTGTTCGAAGAGCTTCGTGAACTCGACGAGATCATCCAAAATACGACAGCTACCTATGACGGCGAAACGTTTACGTATCGCGATGCGTGTGCCAAATGGGAAGGCGAATGTTACTTCAACGACATTCTCAATCTCGATCAGATAATTGACGATGTCGAAAGCGGCGCCCTCAACTTGACGTGGCCCATAATGTTTAATCCCGTGACATGGGATGCTCATGCTTTTCCCGTCTATTTTGGCGGTACGGTTGTTTCGGAGGATAATATGATCATAAGTGTGCCGTCGTTGCAACTCGTGTATTTCGTGACGGTTGATACGAAGCGACAAGATGCTCGAGGCGCCGCATGGGAAGAAGCTTTTCTCGAAACGATGGGATTTTATGAGGATAATAACTTGTTTAAGCATATTTCTGTGGCGAGATTTGCATCGCAAACGTTGGATCATGAGTTGGAGAAGAACACAAAGAGTGTCGTGCCTTATTTTAGTTCGACTTTTGTGCTGATCACACTtttcag tatCATAACCTGCATGATGGGCGACGTTGTACgttcaaagccatttttagGACTCATGGGAAATGTTTCTGCTGTCATGGCAACTCTCGCTGGCTTTGGTCTCGCCATGTATTTAGGCATCGAATTCATCGGCATCAACTTGGCTGCTCCCTTTTTAATGATTG gtaTTGGAATCGATGACACGTTTGTGATGTTGGCGGCATGGCGACGAACTTCAGTGAAATTATCTGTGCCTGAGAGGATGGGACACATGATGAGTGAAGCGGCAGTTTCTATTACAATTACTTCGATTACGGATATGATTTCGTTCTGGATCGGCGTTGTGAGTCCTTTTCAGTCGGTGCGGATTTTCTGCACGTACAGCGGATTAGCGGTTGCTTTTACGTACGTTTGGCATATCACGTTCTTCGCGGGATGCATGGCAGTGTCGGGATATCGTGAGAAGAAGAATTTGCATGCGATTTTCCATTGCAAGATTTTGCCGGAATCCGTTGCGATTAAAG AGAAACGTTCATGGTTTTATCGCAAATTCTGGACCGGAGGCATCAACAAAGACGATCCAGACAATCCGATTGACAACAAAGAGCACATGTTGATGGCCTTTTTCAAGGATTATGTCGCGAGTTTCCTGAACAAAGGATGGGTAAAGGCGTTAGTCATCCTCATTTTTGGCGCTTATCTTGCGGGAGCATGTTACGGCTTAACGAACATCAAAGAAGGCTTGGAACGGAGAAAATTATCGAAAGATGGATCGTAttcgattgaattttttgacagagaGGATTTGTATTATCGCGAGTTTCCGTATCGAATTCAG gtcgTTGTTGCTGGCGATTATAATTACTCTGATCCGATAACGCAAATGCAAATCGAGACGGTCAtgcaaaaacttgaaaatacaTCTTATGTTACTTCGCCTTTGTATTCGGAATCGTGGCTCAGATCTTTCATCTCGTACGTCGAACGGAATAATGATTATTTGAATCTTACGTTGGAGACAGAACAGGATTTTATTGATGCCCTGAAagag TTATGGCTCTTCCCCGCCAACCCATTCTCCCTCGATGTCAAGTTCAACGACGAAGGCACCAAAATTCTCGCTTCCCGTTTCATGGTACAAGTAATCAACATCACCGACACGAATCACGAGAAGGAAATGTTGCACGATCTGCGCGCCATTTGCAAAGAAGCTCCCATCAACGTGACAATTTTCAACCCGTATTTCGTCTTTTTCGATCAATTCGAACTCGTGCGTCCCACGGCACTTCAAGCGATGATTATCGGCGCCATTATCATGATGATCATCTCGTTCATCTTCATTCCGAACTTTTTGTGCTCCCTATGGGTCGCCTTTAGCATCGTGTCGATCGAACTCGGCGTTGCCGGTTACATGTCACTTTGGGACGTGAATTTGGACTCGATTTCCATGATAAATCTCATCATGTGCATCGGATTTTCCGTAGATTTCACCGCACACATTTGCTATACTTACATGTCGTCGAAAGCGAAGACTTCCGATGAGCGGGTTCGAGAAGCGCTTTATTCGCTGGGTTTGCCGATCGTTCAGGGATCTTGCAGTACGTTGTTGGGATGCGTGGCATTGATTATCGCACAAAGTTACATCTTCCTCGTTTTCTTCAAGATGATATTTTTGGTGATTTTCTTCGGAGCGATGCACGGATTGTTCTTGTTGCCGGTCCTGTTGTCGCTTTTTGATCCGTCAAGTGCTccgaatgacgacgacgacgaaaaagacTCGAAATTGTCGGTGCTCGAGAAAAATCATCCGTTCTACTTGCCTCATCCAACACTCGCTTTGACGAATTACGGCAGCAAAACGTTCCTCAATGCGCCCTACAAGACATATTTGGAGGAAAAAGACCTCGGATTGGGCACTTCGGGCGAAGATTCGAGCGAATCAAGTAGCAGCAAATCCCAACGACGTCAAGCGCTTGAAGATGAAAACACGCGTCGTCGTTACCAAGAAGGATGGCGTCGTTCGTCGTCGCACAATCTCAGCAGTTCGGGCGGCGGCACAGGAAATTTTCAGCCAATTCTCGATTTGTACGGATACGAAAGCGAACGCATGTGGAAGAGCAAACGTTTTGTTTACGATGCGGAGcaagaaagacaaaaatcaCAAAGGAACACGTATCGGCGACAAAGTGACGACTCGAATTTAACGTGCGATGATTCGCCGACGGCACCCACAAAATACTTTTATGAGCATGATCGGCGAAAAAAATCGTCGCACGACAGCGATGAACGCCCGCGACGCAAACACACGGAAGGCGGCTTGTACAAACAGAATCCGCATCGAACGAATTCGCAACATAATCTTTACAGAGCGCAGCAACGATCGTCATCGCAGCAAAATTTGCATCAACTCAAGCACATGGGCGACATCCGATTCGattga
- the LOC134827359 gene encoding Bardet-Biedl syndrome 5 protein homolog yields MSEKEGVWEDREVKFDIPNVHKKIRGGEKIYEILDHIEDTKGNPGDRGRLLVTNIRLIWYAINNSRFTLTIGYSNISTMNTKTVVSRLRGTTQALYILTVNNNSRFEFIFTNLTLTSRQNFGTVFDVYRLYQASPLYRELKLRGAIIQNGQLLVLPQEQVFNSIAGVYNLSSDQGNLGTFAISNIRIVWFADMNESFNISLPYMQVSNIKIRESKYGPALVIQTTDSGGSYVLGFRIDPPEKLTEVFKELSSLYSIYSEAPIFGVFYEQKQKNETKEDTFSASDFEEIDTKETAINSKFTAYLAEGSGTANKRRDVFFCKELGFAMEKLKDGYTLKDLWEVIPSSSNQYP; encoded by the exons atgagcGAAAAAGAGGGAGTTTGGGAGGATCGGGAAGTTAAATTTGACATTCCAAATGt acacaaaaaaatccgtggcggagaaaaaatttatgaaattctcGATCATATCGAAGACACAAAAGGTAATCCTGGAGATCGGGGACGCTTGTTAGTGACTAATATCAGGCTCATATGGTACGCCATCAACAATTCTCGGTTCACTTTGA ccATTGGATACTCAAATATCAGCACGATGAACACAAAAACCGTCGTTTCTCGCCTTCGTGGGACAACTCAAGCACTTTACATCCTAACTGTCAACAACAATTCccgttttgaatttatttttacgaatcTCACACTCACAAGTCGTCAGAATTTCGGTACCGTATTCGATGTTTATCGCTTGTATCAGGCATCGCCGTTGTATCGAGAGCTAAAACTGCGTGGCGCGATCATCCAAAATGGGCAATTGCTCGTTTTGCCACAAGAACAAGTCTTTAATTCAATTGCTGGCGTTTATAATTTGTCGAGTGATCAGGGAAATTTGGGAACTTTTGCCATCAGTAACATTCGAATTGTTTGGTTTGCCGACATGAATGAGAGTTTTAATATTTCGTTGCCTTATATGCAGGtttcaaat ataaaaattcggGAATCGAAGTATGGACCAGCGCTTGTGATACAAACGACAGATTCAGGAGGGTCTTATGTGTTGGGATTTCGAATTGATCCTCCGGAAAAATTGACGGAAGTTTTTAAGGAATTGAGTTCTTTGTACAGTATTTATAGCGAAGCACCGATTTTTGGcgttttttatgaacaaaaacaaaaa aaCGAAACAAAAGAAGACACATTTTCAGCATCTGACTTTGAAGAAATCGACACAAAAGAAACAGCAATAAACAGTAAATTCACAGCGTATTTAGCAGAAGGCTCAGGAACTGCCAACAAACGTCGCGATGTCTTTTTCTGCAAAGAATTAGGATTCgcgatggaaaaattaaaagacggTTACACTTTAAAGGATTTGTGGGAAGTAATTCCGTCGTCATCGAATCaatatccataa